From Lolium perenne isolate Kyuss_39 chromosome 5, Kyuss_2.0, whole genome shotgun sequence, a single genomic window includes:
- the LOC127299667 gene encoding uncharacterized protein, translating to MATPQRRRPPPSLPDHLLELILARLPPEDPSCLLRASLVCKPWRNLIHASTFFLHLLDLGRAPQMLGFLHDSDFEGRLEYVRTSPLSFPFPLPDRDCWYLLGYRHGRALFHSRGTDDNLSLLLWVPFTGQRTEVAVPAAFHSERTYATVICAADACHHRACHEGPFSIVLVFTDPEEQDADRRYFTSACVYSSETRTWGKVVSASGVCLICDTPALLVGNSLLYFLSNCGRIVEYDLARRSLAWIRPPYRDPNAALYKRMMLVQVGDAGLGVVLVQPDPDTHGFSDGSDCLCVWSRKSNQGGRAEWVELGVIYLQDSISHVVSTTSVGITAFLIGFAEGANTVFLTTREDDAIFTVDLQSKQARKVSQCTWTIDRLAPVLTSYTSASTLQAPQGEHRSLTAFSSSDDEEEEWDEDQRRLMFGMGLEAIERGRFVAAVDYLRKALELRVARYGELSPKCASTYYQYGRALLKRAQKAASIIPKSPLYEKTVEGTTSGSDTGNSENSDSKEGQNSNRKYQEDRNGDGDKDDIKAACNAIDSDLDLALHMLEVARGIVEESKVNTVEIFRILSALTEVFTEKRKR from the exons ATGGCGACGCCAcagcgccgccgtccgccgccgtCGCTTCCTGACCACCTCCTCGAGTTGATCTTGGCCCGCCTCCCGCCGGAAGACCCCTCCTGCCTCCTCCGCGCTTCCCTCGTCTGCAAGCCCTGGCGCAACCTCATCCACGCCTCCACcttcttcctccacctcctcgacCTCGGCCGGGCGCCCCAGATGCTAGGCTTCCTCCACGACTCCGATTTCGAGGGCCGCCTCGAGTACGTCCGCACCTCCCCGCTCTCcttccccttccccctccccGACCGCGACTGCTGGTACCTCCTCGGCTACCGCCACGGCCGCGCCCTCTTCCACTCCAGGGGCACCGACGACAACCTCAGCCTCCTCCTCTGGGTGCCTTTCACCGGCCAACGCACGGAAGTGGCGGTTCCCGCGGCGTTCCATTCCGAGCGCACCTACGCCACCGTGATCTGCGCGGCGGACGCCTGCCACCACCGCGCCTGCCACGAAGGTCCCTTCTCAATCGTCCTGGTATTCACCGACCCCGAAGAGCAAGACGCGGACCGGCGATACTTCACGTCGGCGTGCGTGTACTCGTCGGAGACTCGCACCTGGGGCAAGGTGGTCTCGGCCAGCGGCGTGTGCCTCATCTGCGATACCCCCGCCCTGCTCGTCGGGAACTCTCTGCTCTACTTCCTGTCCAACTGTGGGCGCATCGTCGAGTACGATTTGGCCCGGCGTAGCCTGGCTTGGATCAGACCACCATACCGTGACCCCAACGCCGCATTGTACAAGAGGATGATGCTCGTGCAGGTGGGGGATGCTGGGCTTGGAGTCGTGCTCGTGCAGCCCGACCCTGATACGCATGGGTTTTCCGATGGCTCTGACTGTCTCTGCGTCTGGTCAAGAAAGTCGAATCAAGGTGGTCGTGCGGAATGGGTAGAGCTTGGGGTAATCTACCTTCAAGATTCCATCTCTCATGTTGTCAGCACCACGTCCGTAGGCATAACAGCATTTCTCATTGGCTTTGCCGAGGGAGCAAACACTGTTTTCCTGACCACCCGGGAAGATGATGCCATTTTTACAGTTGACCTCCAGTCAAAGCAGGCGAGGAAGGTGTCCCAATGTACCTGGACTATCGACCGTTTGGCGCCGGTTCTCACCTCCTACACTTCAGCTTCTACACTCCAGGCACCTCAAGGTGAGCACCGCAGCCTCACTGCTTTCAGCTCTAgcgacgacgaagaggaagaatgGGACGAAGATCAGAGACGATTGATGTTTGGCATGGGGCTGGAAGCCATCGAGAGGGGGCGCTTTGTTGCTGCTGTTGATTACCTCCGCAAGGCCCTGGAGCTCAG GGTTGCACGTTACGGTGAACTTTCTCCGAAGTGTGCTAGCACGTATTACCAATATGGACGTGCATTGCTAAAAAGAGCTCAGAAGGCGGCCAGCATTATTCCCAAGAGTCCACTATATGAAAAAACAGTTGAGGGTACAACCagcggatctgatactggaaactCAGAGAACAGTGATAGCAAAGAAG GGCAAAACTCAAATAGGAAATATCAGGAAGATAGAAATGGTGATGGTGACAAGGATGATATCAAGGCAGCATGCAATGCTATTGATTCTGATCTGGATCTTGCCTTGCATATGCTGGAAGTTGCAAGAGGAATAGTTGAAGAAAGCAAAGTCAACACCGTGGAGATCTTCAGAATCCTTTCTGCTCTGACTGAGGTGTTCACGGAAAAGAGGAAGAGGTAG